The Stackebrandtia nassauensis DSM 44728 genome includes the window GCCGCTGTACGACCATCTGCGCGACAACTTCTGGTTCGCGCCGCTGGTCGCCCTGGCGGGCGCGGTGGTGGGTGCCCAGCTGGCGGTCAGACTGGACGAGTTCGTGATCGAGCTGGCCGACACCTGGCGCGACACCGAGCTGCTGTACCTGCTCCAGGCGGTCAACAAGTCGACTCGCGGCATCATCTCCTCGGTCACCGGCGCGATGCTGACCTTCGTCGGCGTGGTGTTCTCGATCTCGCTGGTGGCGTTGCAGATGGCCTCCAGCCAGTTCTCGCCGCGGGTGCTGCGGCTGTACATCCGCAGCCGGATCACCAAGGCCACGCTGTCGGTGGGTCTGGCGACCTTCCTGTTCTCGCTGCTGGTGCAGCTGGGTTTCGACGACTCCGACATCACCACCACCGCCTCGGTGCCGCTGTTCTCCAGCCTCGGCTCGGTGGCGCTGGTCGTCACCAGCCTGGTGCTGTTCGTCTTCTACGTCAACGCGACGCTGCGACTGCTGCGGGTCAACCACGTCCTGGCCGAACTGGCCACCGAGACGCTGCGGGTCATCGCCGCCCGGCGGTTCGAGCCCCGGGACCACGCCTTCGACGCCGAGGTCGCCGCGACGGTGCGGTTCACCGGAGGCCGCTCCGGCGTGCTGCGCGACGTCAACCTGCCCCGGCTGATCCGGTTGGCGCGCAAGCACGACACCGTGATCGAGGTGGTGCCGAAGGTGGGGGACTTCCTCACCACCGGCACCCCCGCGATCAAAGTCCACGGTGGCCGGACCCCGGAACTGTGGCGGGTGCGCGGCTGCCTGAGCGTCGGCAGCGAACGCAGTCCGCGCCAGGACGTCGGCTTCGGGGTGCGGCAGATCGCCGACATCGGGATCCGGGCGCTGTCCCCGGCCGTCAACGATCCGACCACGGCCGTGGCCGCGATCGACCGGTTGTTGCAGATCCTGGCCGGGCTGGTGTCCCGTCCGGACAGTCACTCCTGGTACCGCGACCGGGCCGGGCGGCTGCGGCTCATGGTCCCCGAACCGAGCGTGGCGGGCCTGTTGGACACGGCGTTCACCGAGTTCCGGGTCTACGGGGCCGGATCGCCGCAGGTCACCCGACGACTGTTGTCCGCTTTGGACGATCTGGCGGCCATCGCGATCGACGCGCACCGCCCCGCGATCCGGCGGCACCGGCGACTGCTGATGACCGCCGTCGCGGCCACCACGAGCCGCTCCGACGAACGCGAGTTCGCGCTGACCCCCGACCGGCAGGGCATCGGATAGCGCTGTGCCGCAAGGCGCGTCGCGACTAGGCTTGGATCGGTGAGCATTCTCGCCCAACCCCTCAACCCCGGGCCCTCGGCGGAGTTGTACTCCTCGCTGGCGGCGGTGCTGGCGGGTTTCGCCTTCACCGGGCTGATGCTGTTCCTCAACTATCAGTTCACAGGGGACGCCGAGCACAAGTACCAGCGGATCAAGCCCGCGACCGTCGTCATGACGCTGTTCAGCGCCATGTCCTCATTGACCATCTGCGCGTTCCTGTATGGCCGGGCGGCGGGGGAGACCGTCGCCACCGGCCGCACCTTCCTGATGCTGGCCCTGTACGGGGTGGTGCTGTCCCCGGCGGTGCTGTCACTGTTCTACGCGCTGAACCTCGTGATGGTGAGCCGCCCGGCGACCGCCAGGACCGCTGTGGACACCCGCTGGGTGGTGGCCGCGGTGGGGCCCGCCGTCGTGATGAGCCT containing:
- a CDS encoding DUF2254 domain-containing protein — protein: MAEGARRPRSPLYDHLRDNFWFAPLVALAGAVVGAQLAVRLDEFVIELADTWRDTELLYLLQAVNKSTRGIISSVTGAMLTFVGVVFSISLVALQMASSQFSPRVLRLYIRSRITKATLSVGLATFLFSLLVQLGFDDSDITTTASVPLFSSLGSVALVVTSLVLFVFYVNATLRLLRVNHVLAELATETLRVIAARRFEPRDHAFDAEVAATVRFTGGRSGVLRDVNLPRLIRLARKHDTVIEVVPKVGDFLTTGTPAIKVHGGRTPELWRVRGCLSVGSERSPRQDVGFGVRQIADIGIRALSPAVNDPTTAVAAIDRLLQILAGLVSRPDSHSWYRDRAGRLRLMVPEPSVAGLLDTAFTEFRVYGAGSPQVTRRLLSALDDLAAIAIDAHRPAIRRHRRLLMTAVAATTSRSDEREFALTPDRQGIG